The following proteins are encoded in a genomic region of Methanoculleus bourgensis MS2:
- a CDS encoding putative sulfate/molybdate transporter has protein sequence MAENTGTGEGGIRITLEEIAGAVGDFGTIFPIMLGVAIVCPDVNVSHFFLFLAAWYIIAGFYYRLPIPIEPMKAIGAIVIAEGLSGGEIVASGIIVGVLFLLLGLVGGMTWIGERIPKSVVRGVQAGLALLLLKTSLGYIISDVLFAVLAIAIIVIFFIASQRTRVPDISALMVLGIGLAAGIATQGMPPFRLIPIPGLVIPAPADFITGTWDLALPQIPLTLTNAILATSLLTYDLFPKKGVDPDRLSRTIGAMNLISTPLGGFPMCHGAGGLAAMYRFGARTGGANIIAGIFILIFAIAFAPPEVLTLIPFGVFGALLVFVAIELGKHSAKTESYLVTGAIAVLTLVIGLTIAFIIGMVLAYALQWQKGRGQGSGPESQS, from the coding sequence ATGGCGGAGAACACCGGGACCGGAGAAGGAGGCATCAGGATCACCCTGGAGGAGATCGCCGGAGCCGTCGGCGACTTCGGCACCATCTTCCCCATCATGCTCGGGGTTGCCATCGTCTGCCCGGACGTGAACGTCAGCCACTTCTTCCTCTTCCTCGCCGCCTGGTACATCATCGCCGGGTTCTACTACCGCCTCCCGATCCCCATCGAGCCGATGAAGGCCATCGGCGCTATCGTCATCGCCGAAGGACTCTCCGGCGGCGAGATCGTGGCGTCCGGGATCATCGTCGGCGTGCTCTTCCTCCTGCTCGGGCTCGTCGGCGGCATGACCTGGATCGGGGAGCGGATCCCAAAGAGTGTCGTCCGGGGCGTGCAGGCGGGGCTTGCGCTCCTCCTCCTGAAGACATCGCTTGGCTATATCATCTCGGATGTCCTCTTTGCGGTGCTCGCGATCGCGATCATCGTCATCTTCTTCATCGCGTCGCAGCGCACCCGGGTGCCTGACATCTCCGCCCTGATGGTCCTCGGAATCGGGCTTGCCGCGGGCATCGCCACGCAGGGGATGCCGCCGTTCCGCCTGATACCCATCCCGGGCCTCGTCATCCCCGCACCGGCAGACTTCATAACAGGCACCTGGGATCTGGCACTCCCGCAGATACCGCTCACCCTGACAAACGCGATCCTCGCAACATCGCTCCTCACCTACGACCTCTTCCCGAAGAAAGGCGTTGACCCTGATCGGCTCTCCCGGACCATCGGCGCCATGAACCTCATCTCCACGCCGCTTGGAGGGTTTCCCATGTGCCACGGCGCCGGGGGGCTTGCCGCCATGTACCGGTTTGGTGCAAGGACCGGCGGGGCGAATATCATCGCCGGCATTTTCATCCTCATCTTCGCCATCGCCTTCGCCCCGCCGGAGGTGCTGACCCTCATACCGTTCGGGGTCTTCGGCGCGCTCCTGGTCTTCGTGGCGATCGAACTCGGGAAACACAGCGCAAAGACCGAGTCGTACCTGGTCACGGGAGCCATCGCCGTCCTCACGCTGGTGATCGGCCTCACCATCGCGTTCATCATCGGGATGGTCCTCGCCTACGCCCTGCAGTGGCAGAAAGGAAGAGGGCAGGGGAGCGGGCCGGAATCACAGTCCTGA
- a CDS encoding mechanosensitive ion channel family protein translates to MQESVPVPVTGVSFDAVLAFLFAFIGFLFLGNLAYLLLRRLLEGRVSRGTAKWTAAVLQYGITIGGIYASARYLLAFDLTAFVASLGILGIVVAFSSRQIIQNVIAGVLITINRPVQLEEWVIVSGRPETGLSKVQDISLTTTILQGLDGGLVLTPNSSIITSKVINYSRAGLLEVQIPLAVPVTADLERVQEIALRAAHDHPLILPHVEPAERSAVQSLFDLPYIGRLSSDLPRPGLALFEPKVQISSIKEDWVRLTVRVWIRQIPRKDAIVSEYLDTVIERLRAEDLLEKKEWEGEPVPETPTCPIQNLQKEAGT, encoded by the coding sequence ATGCAGGAGAGCGTTCCGGTCCCCGTCACCGGGGTATCCTTCGATGCGGTTCTCGCGTTCCTCTTCGCCTTTATCGGGTTCCTCTTCCTCGGCAACCTCGCCTACCTGCTCCTCCGGCGGTTGCTGGAGGGACGGGTCTCGCGCGGGACAGCCAAGTGGACGGCGGCCGTCCTGCAGTACGGCATCACCATCGGCGGGATCTACGCGAGCGCTCGCTACCTCCTCGCCTTCGACCTGACAGCCTTTGTGGCGTCGCTTGGTATCCTCGGTATTGTCGTAGCGTTCTCGTCGCGCCAGATCATCCAGAACGTCATCGCAGGCGTCCTGATCACGATCAACCGCCCGGTCCAGCTCGAGGAATGGGTGATCGTCAGCGGGAGACCAGAGACGGGGCTTTCCAAGGTGCAGGATATCTCCCTCACGACGACGATCCTCCAGGGCCTCGACGGCGGCCTCGTCCTCACGCCGAACTCGAGTATCATAACATCAAAGGTCATCAACTACTCCCGGGCCGGGCTGCTTGAGGTCCAGATCCCGCTCGCCGTCCCGGTCACGGCGGACCTCGAACGGGTGCAGGAGATAGCGCTTCGCGCCGCACATGACCATCCCCTGATCCTCCCCCACGTCGAACCGGCCGAGCGGTCCGCTGTCCAGAGCCTCTTTGACCTCCCCTACATCGGACGCCTCTCGTCAGACCTCCCCCGCCCCGGCCTTGCGTTATTCGAGCCGAAGGTGCAGATCTCGTCGATCAAGGAGGATTGGGTCAGGCTGACGGTGCGGGTCTGGATCCGGCAGATCCCGAGGAAAGATGCGATCGTCTCTGAGTACCTGGATACCGTCATCGAACGGCTGAGGGCAGAGGATCTCCTTGAGAAGAAGGAATGGGAGGGTGAACCCGTACCAGAAACCCCGACATGCCCCATCCAGAACCTCCAAAAAGAAGCGGGAACATAA
- a CDS encoding mechanosensitive ion channel family protein, whose product MQASDPTLIGGVSLDAFLVFLFALLAFLFLGNLAYMLLRRLLDGRVSHGTAKWAAAILQYAVIIAGVYGSARYLLAFDLKAVAASLGILGIVVAVSSSQIIQNVLAGILITINRPVHLEEWIIVGERPTTGLCKVRDISFTTTILQGLDGGLILMPNSSIISSKVVNYSRGGLLEIQVLLSVPAATDLARVREIALAVALDDPQILPHISTAGRTGAQGLFDLPYIRRLRADRPDLAHFEPAVLIASVSDGWIKLTVRAWISKIPRKDEIASRYLKEVLRRLQAEDIPVKAEVS is encoded by the coding sequence ATGCAGGCGAGCGATCCAACTCTCATCGGCGGGGTGTCACTTGACGCATTCCTCGTGTTCCTCTTCGCCCTTCTCGCGTTCCTCTTCCTCGGCAACCTCGCATACATGCTCCTCCGGCGGTTGCTGGACGGGCGGGTCTCCCACGGGACTGCCAAGTGGGCGGCGGCCATCCTGCAGTACGCGGTCATCATTGCCGGGGTCTACGGGAGCGCCCGGTACCTCCTCGCCTTCGACCTGAAGGCCGTTGCCGCATCGCTCGGTATCCTCGGTATCGTCGTAGCCGTCTCATCGAGCCAGATCATCCAGAACGTCCTTGCCGGCATCCTGATCACGATCAACCGCCCGGTCCACCTTGAGGAGTGGATAATTGTCGGGGAGAGGCCGACGACAGGGCTCTGTAAGGTGCGCGACATCTCCTTCACGACGACGATCCTCCAGGGGCTCGACGGCGGCCTCATCCTCATGCCGAACTCAAGCATCATATCGTCAAAGGTCGTCAACTACTCCCGGGGCGGGCTTTTAGAGATCCAGGTCTTGCTCTCGGTCCCGGCCGCCACGGATCTTGCGCGGGTGCGCGAGATCGCACTCGCGGTGGCACTCGACGACCCCCAGATCCTCCCCCATATCAGCACGGCCGGGCGAACCGGGGCGCAAGGCCTCTTTGACCTCCCCTACATCAGGCGCCTCCGCGCCGACCGCCCCGACCTTGCGCACTTCGAGCCCGCCGTCCTCATCGCATCGGTCAGCGACGGCTGGATCAAACTGACAGTGCGGGCCTGGATCAGCAAAATTCCCCGAAAGGACGAGATCGCCTCCCGGTACCTGAAGGAGGTCCTCAGGCGTCTTCAGGCCGAGGATATCCCGGTCAAGGCCGAGGTCTCCTGA
- a CDS encoding amino acid kinase family protein translates to MTERIELGSKLRGESLVRRGLMRETARVRQIRIMPDLNVVKIGGHGVIDYGRKVIYPLVEEIGELSRDHKILVATGGGVRVRHILDVGIDLGMPTGVLAELAGKVSEQNAIMMSLLFSKYNGVRIHTTDLLNLPSLISLGMLPVVQGTPPYGLYEHPPKLGSIPPHRTDTGAFLMAEVVGAKNCILGKNVDGLYTEDPFANPDAEFIADITAEELLEMNLEDMVLEPMAVELLRDAVHVKEIKVVNAHVPGNITKAMNGERVGTLIRA, encoded by the coding sequence ATGACTGAGCGAATCGAGTTAGGATCGAAGTTACGGGGCGAGAGCCTGGTCCGGCGGGGCCTGATGCGAGAGACCGCCAGAGTCCGGCAGATCAGGATCATGCCGGACCTGAACGTGGTCAAGATCGGCGGCCACGGTGTCATCGATTACGGGCGGAAGGTTATCTACCCGCTGGTCGAAGAGATCGGAGAACTCTCCCGGGACCACAAGATCCTGGTCGCCACCGGTGGTGGTGTCCGGGTGCGTCACATTCTCGACGTCGGGATCGACCTTGGCATGCCGACGGGGGTGCTTGCAGAACTGGCGGGCAAGGTCAGCGAGCAGAACGCGATCATGATGTCCCTCCTCTTCTCGAAGTATAACGGTGTTCGGATCCACACCACCGACCTCTTAAACCTCCCCTCCCTCATATCGCTCGGCATGCTGCCGGTCGTGCAGGGCACCCCGCCCTACGGGCTCTACGAGCACCCGCCGAAACTCGGCAGCATCCCGCCGCACCGGACCGATACCGGGGCCTTCCTGATGGCCGAGGTCGTGGGTGCGAAGAACTGCATCCTCGGGAAGAACGTGGACGGTCTCTACACTGAAGACCCGTTTGCGAACCCCGACGCCGAGTTCATCGCAGATATCACAGCCGAAGAACTCCTGGAGATGAATCTAGAGGATATGGTGCTTGAACCGATGGCGGTCGAGCTGCTCCGGGACGCCGTTCACGTCAAAGAGATCAAGGTGGTGAACGCTCATGTGCCCGGGAACATCACCAAGGCCATGAACGGTGAGCGTGTCGGCACCCTGATCCGGGCCTGA